A genomic segment from Perognathus longimembris pacificus isolate PPM17 chromosome 15, ASM2315922v1, whole genome shotgun sequence encodes:
- the Mapk4 gene encoding mitogen-activated protein kinase 4, which translates to MAEKGDCLASIYGYDLGGRFTDFQPLGFGVNGLVLSAVDSQACRKVAVKKITLSDTRSMKHALREIKIIRRLDHDNIVKVHEVLGPQGTDLQGELFKFSVAYIVQEYMETDLARLLEQGTLTEEHAKLFMYQLLRGLKYIHSANVLHRDLKPANIFISTEDLVLKIGDFGLARIVDQHYSHKGYLSEGLVTKWYRSPRLLLSPNNYTKAIDMWAAGCILAEMLTGRMLFAGAHELEQMQLILETIPVIREEDKNELLRVMPSFVSSTWEVKRPLRKLLPDVNAEAIDFLEKILTFNPMDRLTAEMGLQHPYMSPYSCPEDEPTSQHPFRIEDEIDDIVLMAANQSQLSNWDRYPVSLSSDLEWRPDRCQDASEVQRDPRASSAPLAEDVQVDPRKDSQSSSERFLEQSHSSMERAFEADYGRSCDYKVGSPSYLDKLLWRDNKPHHYSEPKLILDLSHWKQAAGAAPTAAAVAAEPGSREDEPASLFLEIAQWVKSTQGGPERASPTPDSPEHHRLSASPRGRPAPVDGGASPQFDLDVFISRALKLCTKPEDLPDNKLGDLNGACITEHPGDLVQTEAFSKERW; encoded by the exons ATGGCCGAAAAAGGCGATTGTCTTGCCAGCATCTATGGGTATGACCTTGGTGGGCGCTTCACTGATTTCCAACCCCTGGGCTTTGGTGTCAACGGGCTGGTGTTGTCAGCCGTGGACAGCCAGGCCTGCCGGAAGGTGGCGGTGAAGAAGATCACGCTGAGTGACACTCGCAGCATGAAGCATGCCCTTCGGGAGATCAAGATCATCCGGCGCCTGGACCACGACAACATCGTGAAGGTGCATGAGGTACTGGGGCCCCAGGGCACCGACCTGCAGGGTGAACTATTCAAGTTCAGCGTGGCCTACATCGTACAGGAGTACATGGAGACCGACCTGGCACGTCTCTTAGAGCAGGGCACGTTGACGGAGGAGCACGCCAAGCTGTTCATGTACCAGCTGCTCCGCGGGCTCAAGTATATCCACTCTGCCAATGTGCTGCACCGCGATCTGAAGCCCGCCAATATCTTCATCAGCACCGAGGACCTTGTGCTCAAGATTGGGGATTTCGGGTTGGCAAGGATCGTGGATCAGCACTACTCCCACAAG GGTTATCTGTCCGAGGGGTTGGTGACAAAGTGGTACCGTTCTCCACGACTGCTCCTGTCCCCCAACAATTACACGAAAGCCATTGACATGTGGGCAGCTGGCTGCATCCTGGCAGAGATGCTCACTGGGCGAATGCTCTTTGCTG gggctcaCGAGCTGGAGCAGATGCAACTCATCCTGGAGACCATCCCTGTGATCCGGGAGGAAGACAAGAACGAGCTGCTCAGAGTGATGCCCTCATTCGTCAGCAGCACGTGGGAGGTGAAGCGGCCCCTGCGCAAGCTGCTCCCGGATGTGAACGCAGAAG CCATCGACTTCCTGGAGAAGATCCTCACCTTTAACCCCATGGACCGCCTGACAGCCGAGATGGGGCTGCAGCACCCCTACATGAGCCCATATTCGTGCCCCGAGGATGAACCCACCTCACAACATCCCTTCCGAATCGAGGATGAGATCGACGACATTGTGTTGATGGCTGCCAACCAGAGCCAGCTCTCCAACTGGGACAG GTACCCCGTGAGCCTGTCCTCCGACCTGGAGTGGCGGCCGGACCGGTGCCAGGATGCCAGCGAGGTGCAGCGGGACCCGCGGGCCAGCTCGGCGCCGCTGGCGGAGGACGTGCAGGTGGACCCGCGCAAGGACTCGCAGAGCAGCTCCGAGCGCTTCCTGGAGCAGTCGCACTCGTCCATGGAGCGGGCCTTCGAGGCGGACTATGGGCGCTCCTGTGACTACAAGGTGGGGTCCCCGTCCTACCTGGACAAGCTGCTGTGGCGGGACAACAAGCCGCACCACTACTCGGAGCCCAAGCTCATCCTGGACCTGTCCCACTGGAAGCAGGCGGCCGGGGCGGCCCCGACAGCCGCCGCGGTGGCCGCGGAGCCGGGGTCCCGGGAGGACGAGCCGGCCAGCCTCTTTCTGGAGATCGCCCAGTGGGTCAAGAGCACTCAAGGTGGCCCCGAGCGGGCCAGCCCCACCCCGGACAGCCCTGAACATCATCGCCTGTCTGCCTCGCCCCGGGGCCGCCCAGCTCCCGTGGATGGGGGTGCCAGCCCCCAGTTTGACCTGGACGTGTTTATCTCGCGCGCCCTGAAGTTGTGCACCAAACCCGAGGACCTGCCGGATAATAAACTGGGCGACCTCAATGGTGCGTGCATCACCGAGCACCCTGGCGACCTCGTGCAGACCGAAGCCTTCTCGAAAGAAAGGTGGTGA